The genomic segment GAAggtgagggctgggctgggggagctgggttCCTCTCTGTGCTGGGTGGGTGGCACTGTgcaggctggcagtgccactgcTACAAGGGCCCCACCAGTGCCCACTTGCTGATAtgtctggggtggggggagcggggtcctggtgctgtgctgagagcaggaTTCGTGCCCCCCAGGACCACATGGTGCGGGAGGAAGCCAAGAGCCTGACCCCGAAGCAGTGTGCCGTGGTGGAGCTGGCACTGGACACCATCAAGGTGAGGACACTGGGGGCTCAGGGTGCCCCCAGGGCTCTGACCCTGAGGCACAGCAGAAGCACTGAGCATCCTGAGCCATCTCCCCCTCCAGCAATACTTCCACGCCGGCGGGGTGGGGCTGAAGAAGACGTTCCTGGAGAAGAGCCCGGACCTGCAGTCGCTGCGCTATGCCCTGTCCCTCTACACCCAGGCCACGGACCTGCTCATCAAAACCTTCGTGCAGACCCAGTCCTCGCAGGGTAGGACACACTGCCCTGCCCCACCTGGGCCCACAGCCCCCCACCACGGGCTCGGCTGCCCCAAGGCCCGGGCCCTGCCTTGCCTCTGTCCCAGCGGGGTCCCAGCCAGGCCCACAGCGGGGGCACGGAcgagtgggaagggaagggcttTTCCTCCCGTGGTTTGCAGGTTAACTGGGGCCATGGGTGCCCAGTGGCAGCCTGGCATTCCCCAGTCTCCACCAGCAAAAGAAGTGTGTCCTCAGTGCCAGGGCGTGGCTAGGCTGGCACAGAAATGGGGCCTGTGGGTGGGGGGAACGTCACCCTCTGGCCAGGTGTCACGGTGTTTGTCCCCTCTGGATGGCCCCTGTCACCCAGCACAGACCAATCACAGGGTCCTCTGGATCCagatgctgtgccagggcctgtcCTGGCACTCTGGGTACCCACAACCCCCCCATTTGGCATCTGGGGTGCCAGATGtatctccccatccctgtcctgcgTGGTGCAGGGTGCTGGGCACCCTCCAGGGCAGAATCACCCCTCAGCTCTAAACACTGCCCTTTATTTTGTCCCTTGGCTGCTTGAGGAGGGGCCTGAGATGCTCGGTGGTGGTCAGAGGCCACCGCAGAGTGCCCCAGCCAGGCTTGTCTGCGTCCTCGGGGAGTGGGACGTGCGTTTGCTGTCCGTGAGTCTCCTGCAAAGGACGTCTGTCCTGTCTGTGCCTCCTGTACCAGCCATGTTGGGGGCGTGGGGTTGGGTCTGGTGGGTGCCAGCACCCCTGGGTGTAACCTGGCCCCAGGAGCCCCGGGCTCAGAGCTGGGGGGTGCCTGGCACTCCTGTGTCGCTGCAGTGTTGTCCGGGTGCTTGGCCGTCCGTCTGTCTGCGAGATCtgatctctctttctctctctttgttttctcccccctccctcacTGTTCCTGTTCCCCATGCATGtcatctcctccctcctcccttcttcttcatctcctctctcctctcttcttcttcatctcctccctcctctcttcttcttcatctcctccctcctctcttggttttcatctccttcctcctctctttgtGGACTCCATGCTGtgtctctgtctctttctctctccttcccactaGTTCATGGTGGGAAAGGGATTAGGTTTACCCTTAGTGAAGAGATTTATCCTGAGAAGGGTACGTGTGCTACTCGCCcgcccctgcccctgcctgccGCCGGCCTGGGCTAGTAACAGTCCCCAGCCCAGCATCCCTGGCCTTGGGGACCCCCAATGCGGGCAGAGCCGGAGCCCACCACCCCCAgacccagctcccagggctgctttGGGGTGAATTTGGAGGAAACTGTGCTCAGCCACATTGGCCACCCCCAGAGTGGGTTGGGGGCTGTCCCCGTGGGAATGGGGGTGTCTGTCTGCACACTCTGGGCTCCCCACATTGTCCCCAGCGCTGCTGCctgagggtggctgggcaccCACCATGACCTCCCCTGGGGACATGTGGCCTGAGGGGGTCCATGCCACgtccctgtccccctcctgcccacctTGCTACCAGAAGGACCATTACTAGCCTTGCTCCGGCGCGCTCCGTGTGCGGAATCAGCCCGACCCCACGGGCCCCGCTTGGCCTCCATCACACCCTGCCAGGGGGGCCGGGACTGCACCCCCTGCTTGGCCTCCCATGCCCAGACACCCCCTGCCCGCCCTCCATCGCCTCCATTCCGGCTCAGCATGTGGCTCTGGGTGCCAGGGGGGATGGACAGGAACGTGCCATCGCCAGCCTCCACGCCGACCTGGCACCCTCAGTAACACGTGGGGACGTGTCCTCCTTCCACTGGTATCCCTACCCTGGGAGCTTTCTGCTGAGCCCTGTTTGATCTCCGTGGCCCCGTGGGACCCACAGAGCCTGTCCCTCTGCCTTGCCCCCCTCCTTCACCCATGGGTGCATGCACAGCTCTCGGGGGGGATGGGGTGGGCTGAGCTGTTGGTTGCAGGTCACCCCACTTCCCCAGGCTCGGGGACCCCAGGGCTTGACGTGGTCTCTGGCATGGAGGGGTATGGGGGGCAGGGCAGCCTCGAGACCCTGGTAGGGCCATGGATGCCCTGATGGGGTCCCTCCTGCCTGGTGCTGTGCCCATGGCACTGTCCTCCctctgtgcccagagcagggggagctGGACCACTGTCCTCTGCCCTATCCCAGCCaggcccctcagccctgcctggggaaggggggtTCAGTGGACCCTGTGGACATGGCAGAGTCAGCCTGGTGCCGGGGATGTCCTGCCATGTCCACACATCCACACTGCTGTGCCCACAACCAGTGGCAGAGGTCACTTTGGGACAAACCCCACTGCCCACCCCTTCCTGCCCCATGGTGGGTGACCTGCATCCTCCAGTGGGGTTGGTGGTGGGCAGGGGACATCAGGGACACCTTGAAGATGGGCACTCACATCTCCCTGTGTCACGCAGGCTCTGGTGTGGAGGACCCCGTTGGGGAGGTGTCGATCCATGTGGAGCTCATCACCCACCCTGGCACTGGCGAGCACAAAGTCACCGTCAAAGGTGGGTTCTGCTGGCCAGGGGGCTGGCAGGTGACAGTGCCCCCTGAGCCTCACCTGTCCCCTCCCCGCAGTGGTGGCTGCAAATGACCTCAAGTGGCAGACGTCAGGCATCTTCCGGCCCTTCATCGAGGTCAACATCATCGGGCCCCACCTCAGCGACAAGAAGAGGAAATTCGCCACCAAATCGAAGAACAACAGCTGGGCCCCCAAATACAACGAGAGCTTCCAGTTGTGAGTGGCACCGCGGGCTGGGGGTgtggggacaggctggaggaTGTGTCTCCAGCACGTGAGGACCTCCTGGGGTTTGCCAGTGAGTTTGCTCATCCCCCCCCAGGATGTTTTAGGCGTTTCCTCATTGGTAGAAGCGTTGCCCAAAACTGGAGAAATGATTCTCTGGACCATTTTGAGTATAGAAAGGTAGAAAGCACTTCTTTAATTGTGATGACTTTGGTGCACGAAATATGTTGCACACCCACAGTATAGGGTGTGCAATAGACTAACATCTAATTATAGTATTTGGACGTTACCTCATTGGTTACACCCAGCCCCAAAACCGCCCATCCCATCGTCCCACCCTCACCACGCCTCCTGAATTTGAGTCGGTGGTCCCAAAACAACCACCCTTTCCCCCCAGTCCTCGTTGTCTTTGTCCCTCTTGGAACAGCACCCAAAgcagggggtgggggaaaggaaaagaggaaaaggcttCTTTCGGGCAGTGGggagacagcagagctggggaaggatggAAGTGTGACCTCCCCCCGTGCCAACCCTGCCCATCCCTTGCCCTCCCCAGCACGCTGGGCACGGAGACGGGCCCGGAGTGCTACGAGCTGCAGGTGTGTGTGAAGGATTACTGCTTCGCCCGCGAGGACCGCACCGTGGGCATCGCCGTGCTGCAGCTGCGGGACATCCTGCAGCGCCCCGGCTGCGCCTGCTGGCTGCCCCTGGGCCGCCGCATCCACATGGACGACACTGGGCTCACCGTGCTCCGCATCCTGTCCCAGCGCAACAACGACGACGTGGCCAAGGAGTTCGTCAAGCTCAAGTCGGACACGCGCTCGGCCGAGGAGGGCAGCAGTTAAACTCCTCTTGCCCCCCCGCCCGGCCCTCGTCcccccctctgctcctggccccctcagagccccctccAGCCATGTAAAAGCCATAAGAGTGGCCACAGAGGAGTCGCCGTGctggccctggggagggggtgatGTGGCTGCAGTGACAgaccctcccctccctccctggccaCGCTGGGTGACAGCGGTGCCGGGCACAGCCAGgcccccatcccaccctgcaggaaggtgctggggctgggggggctgcagggaagggctggaccCCAGCCTGGGTGATGGGACCAATCtacccttccccagcctgtcTGAGGTGGAGGAACCCCACTGGCCCATCCCTGAACCTGCACTGTCACACCCAGCCCCAAACCTCACTGAGTGACACAAGGAAAGGGTTGGGGGAtgtgtgggggtgtgggggggctgtgaggggctgtgtgtgtgtgtgtctcatCCCACCCGGGGGTGTTGCTGAGTGGCTGGCACAGCGTGATGGCCCCTTGTCCCCATCCTTGAGTGTTGTGATGTGCCCTGAGGGGCAGGGCAGCTCCCACCCCTGAGCACCTGTACATATGTAAATACCTGTACATACAGGGCAGCCGGCCAGGCTGTGTCCTGCACCCGGAAGGGCTATTGGGGCTGTTGGGTTGGCAGGTGCAGCCCCCACGTGCCCTGCACAGGGTGCCCTCCCTGGCTGGCAGCGGCATCACCGGGGTcgggagcagcagggagcagccccCGGCCCATATCCTGTCTTCCCTGCCTTGCTGCCACCACGGGCTGCCCCACTGCCTCCCACAAGGTGCCAGGGCTTGTTGGGGCAAGGGCTGGgggcaccagagcagagggaccTATCCCCCTTTGCTCTGGCCAGTGGGGACCAGCGTCCTTGTGCAGGGCAGCCCATGGGACCTCCTTGGCGCAAGAAAGacccttcccaccccaccccagaGGACCCTTCCCTCCAGTTCCCCATTAAGCACCAGTTCTGTCCCATCCCAGTTCCCCAGTAAGCACCATTTCTGTGTGGTAAGTGGTGTGTGCATGTCTCGTGCGAGTGCCTGGGAGGTCAGGGTGTGTGGTGTTGGGGTGGCCACCCCAGCTGGCCCGTTTGCCCCGAGTACTGGGGCAGACAGAGGCCTGACGACCCCGCAAGTCAATACAGCTCTCTcagccccctcccaccccaaaacagGGTACCCCGACTGGCCCCCACGCTCCTTTTTCTAGAGGGTTTGCCTGGGACCAAAGGGTTTCGCTTTCCTCTCTCGTTTCTGTTCAATGTTTACACCCTTTTTCtacagctgctcctgcacagccaggctggggctcagccctgcacccctggccctgtgccccctccccaaactGTCCTGTTGGCATGTGATTGAACTGACCAATTCTGCTCCTGTAGCACAGTGTCACCGATGCCTGTGTGTCTGtcccgccggcggcggcggctgccaTGGATGCATGACAGTGAGATGTTTTGCactattttgaattttttgggctctgtaaaaatattttattataactGACATTAAAAAGCACACCCTTCACTGTGGCTCCTGTTGaggtgtggggagggggcaggcaCCTGGGGGCTTTCCAGACCCTCTCCCAAGAATATCCAACCCCAAGGATTGCCAGCTCTAAGGATCAGTAGCAACATCCCTGGTCCTCTCAGCTTCCCTGAGGGTCTCTGCAGTGCACCCACCCTTTGCAAAGCCAAGGGCATCAGGAAAGGGGTTAAATGGAATCACAGATCATAGAATCTCAGAATATCCTTAACTGGAAAGGATTCCCTAggagtccaacccctggccctgcacagacaccccaacaatcccaccctgtccctcagagcgttgtccaaacgctcctggagctctggcagccttggggccgtgcccactgccctggggagcctgggcagtgccccagcaccctgtgggggaagaacctttccctgagatccatcccaaccccctggcacagctccagctggttCCCTCTGgtcccagagagcagagctcagtgcctgcccctccaggGCCTGAAAAGTCATCCTGGTTTGCTGATTCTGCAAATTCAGGGAACTTGGCTGCAGCAAACGTTTCCAGGTCTGCAGCGTGCAAAGCACATGTGCTAATGCATCACTAGAGTCAGTCAAGCAAGCATTGAACAGTCtgcagggggagaaggaagggctTTACTTCGGGTTCGCATCTAAGGAACTCTcgcagaatcccagaatggtttgggttggaagggaccttaaagctcatgtTGTTCCACCCCTtaccatgggtagggacaccttccactagcccaggttgctccaagccccatccaacctgcccttggacacttctagggcTGGGACATAGGGATCTCAGTCACTCTATGACAATGGATGGTGCAGAAATTCCAGCACCCTCCACAGGCTGTACATTCAGGGAGGAAAGGACTGTGTTTCAAGGCTGCCCTGTGGCTGTGGGGACCATTTTTGATACCCAGCAGCACAAGGGAGAAGCCAGAGCCATCCTTCTACCTGCTCACAGCAGAAGGGTCCTTCTTGGGTCGAGCTGGGCTGactcagaggaggaggatgagggcCAGGATCCAGGGCTGAGAGCAGCCCGGTGAGTCCGGCAAGCTGCAGGACAGGCAGTGCCCCGGGGGTACCAAACCCTTTTCTCACCTGTGACAAACACCCTGCAAGGTGCTGCACTGGCCAGGTCACAGGGCCCTGGGGGTCAGGGAGCCCTCTGAGCAGCCTCACCAGGGTGCAGCACCCACACCAGTACCCATATGGGGTGGGGAGCCCACGGCTGGATCCACCACCGGGCACATGCACCCCACGAGATGCCACCGCCCCAGGTCCCACTGGTGACCCAGGGGACACCTAAGCCACAACACCTACAGCTTCCCAGGGTGCTGAGCCCCCCAGACCCGCGGGCAGGGGTGAagccccccagcagcaccttggGCGGGACCCCAGGACCCCGCGCCTGCACGAAGGGGTCCCCAGCAACCACAGAGCCTCCCGAGACCACGGCGCGGCCCCCGCCTCTGCTGCCAACTCCCTCCCTCCACCGCCTGCACCCATCGATGGCCGTTAATTGCCGCTAATTGGAGCGGGGTGTGTTCCGCTCCCCGCCCCTCTCCGCCCCCCGTTccgccccccagcccctcccctggcagctcccgggggtgctggggctggtttATCCCCCCGCTGTGGGACCCCCACGGCCCCCCGTGCAGGGCACCTCGAGACCCCCTTTGGAACACGCCAAGAGTGCCCATAAGGGGCACCCCAAGACCCCATATGGGAAATGCTGAAAAGCTTTATCATGGACACCCCCACACcacccaggacaccccaaactCCCCTCCTGTGGAAAAATGTCCTCACTCGGCACCGTTTGCGGCAAATGAATTGAAGcgggagggaccttaaagcccatccagtgccaccccctgccatgggcagggacaccttccactagcccaggttgctccaagccctgtccaacctggccttggacacttccagggatggggcagccacagctgctctgggaattccatcccagcccctccccaccctcacagccgacaattccttcccaatatcccatctcaccctgccctctggcactgggaagccattccccttgtcctgtccctccatcccttgtctccagtctctctccagctctcctggagcccctttaggccctgcaaggggctctcaggtctccctggagccttttcttctccaggtgaaccccttgagctctcccagcctggctccagagtagaggggctccagccctcggagcatctccatggcctcctctggacttgatccagcagctccatgacCTTCTTACACTTGGGCACTTTCCCAACATGGCCTGGGAGAGATAATGCAGTGGGATGTGCagcaccccagcacagcccccaaACCCGGAGCAGGGGGGCTGGTCCCGAGATGCTGAACGGGTGCCAAGAGGCTTCAGAGACAGGGAGACACTGGGGTAGCACAAGAGTTCATATATAGTAAAAAGTCTTTATTAAGAAGGCTTTGaagtcaaaaaataaaactcttgaTACAATTTTCATAACCGTCAAGTCAGCTCAGCAAATATATAATCAGTACTTTAGCCATGTAAGGTTAAAGGTCcgttattttctttttaaaataaaatatattttagtttttaaaatttattcaatAAAGTACATATTTTCCTATAAATTCCCTACATATACATAAagaggtaaaaaataaaaaaataaaactaaaaaaaaaaaatgaaaaacaaaaccaaaaaacaaacaaaaaaaaaaccaaccccaaaaccaaccacaaaataaaatggagataGAAATCTGTCTGGTTTTTGTGACATGGTGTGTTAACTCTGCCCCCTCCATCCCACGACCTCCCAACCTCACATCACACACTTTTGGGCAGTTTTCACATTGGCAAATTACAAGATAGACctgcattacaaaaaaaaaatatatatatatatatatttatagaacCATTGAGAATCATCCAAAAAAATAACTACATACAAAaagaaccacaaaaaaaaaattattataataataatagaatgattttaaaaaaataaaagacaaccCTTGCGTGtcctaaaataaaaagtgcAACCGgaccttttctttctggttaTTTCAGTTTGCAAACGGAATACTGGTATATTTGGGAAGGACTGGTGGAGAACAGCCGggctccctccccagccccacagccaggTGAAGAGTTAAAGCTATTCTGTAAACATCGGAGTTTCCTCCTCACGGAATTCACGCCCCCTCTTTCCTCATCCTCGTCCTCATCTTCGGCCCCTTCGCCCCCAccctcccaaccccccaaaTTTGGccacccccccgcccctccGTGCCCTCTCCGTGCCCTCTCCGCCTCTCCTCTCACAGCAGCCTctcccccctcccgccccgtGCGCCCATCGGATCCgttattaaataaaaagctcGATTTAAACAGTTTACAGTCCTTAAAACGCCGTGTcggggtggaggagggagggggggggctgCCCGGCCAGCCCCCCGGGCTAGGAGAAGATGTGGATGGCTTGGGTGGCGGGCGCGTGGCACGCGGGGCACTGCGGCTGTGCCCGGCCGCAGATGCGCAGGGCACACTCCATACAGAAGAGGTTGTGGCCGCAGGGCACCAGCGCGGCCATCACCTCGCTCTCCAGGCACACCATGCACTCCCGGGAGCTCTTGCGGTGCCCGTCCGAGCTGCTCGAGTCGGTGGGCGAGCCCGAGGCGGCCGAGATGCTGCCGGGCagcgaggaagaggaggagtaGCCGGTGCTgttggagaaggaggagagcgAGCCCTGGGCGGGCAGCCAGGCCAGGGCGCCGGCGGGGTCGCTGGGGATGCGGCGGGCACAGGGGTGCTCCAGCCCCGCGCCGCCCTCGGGCAGGGTGGGCGAGTGGCGCGGCGTGGCCGGGCCGCTGTTGCGTCTCTGCGAGCTGTTgatggaggagcagctgctgaaggcCTGCAGGGGGTTGCCCGAGCGCTCAAAGGGTGACCAGATGGTGGTGGTGGGCGTGGTGAGGTCGAGGGCCAAGAAGTCGAAGCCGAAGTCGCACTCCTCGGAgcccagcggggccgggggctcgCTGAAGGTGCTGTaggggctggtggggctggCGGCCGCCACCCGCCCGCTGTAGTAGGACTCGGTGGAGgcgctgcccagggagctgaggCTGTCGTTGCGCAGGGCGGCCGAGGAGCGGTGGGCGGGGTGGGCGGGGTGGGGGGCCTTGGCCCACGGGCCGCCCGCGCTGCCCTGCAGGTCGAGGCAGACGTCGGTGCCGTTGGAGTGGAAGTCGTTGTCGGCGTTGACGTCGATGAAGGAGCCTGTCCTCATGGTGATGTGCGCCTCGATCTCCTCCCGCGCACGGTCCACGTTCTCGGGCATGCCCGTCACCTCGAACACGGGCTCCTTGTCCCGGCTGGGCGTCACGATGTAGGTGTGCGTCTGCTGCTGGATCCGCTTGATGGTGGCCCCCTTGGGccccaccaccagccccaccaCCCGGTACGGGACCCTCACCTGGATGGTGGTCTGGCCCGGCAGGTTGGGGGGTCCCTGCATGGCCCCCGTCAGCCCGTTCACTTTGTTGCGCGTGGCCCGGATCATGGAGAAGTGCTCGGCGGCCGAGAGGATCTCCCGCTTCGCCATCTCCACGTCCTCCTTCCTCCCGGTGACGATGAACACGGGCTCCTCGCCCCTCACCGGCGTCTTGATGTACGTGTTGGTCTTGGCACGCAGGGCTTTGATTTTGCAGCCTGCAGAgcaaggaggagggggagagatgACACATCAGCACTGAGACCCCACAGGGAACCCCTGCACACCCgggatggggacacacaggACCGCCAGGAACCAGCAGGTCCCTTTGGTtctgtgcctgcagcacagacaccctTGGACAGAGGGGTCCCTCCTGCCTCCGAGGCAGATGAGGGctcacagctcagtgctggggggctgcactGCTCTCTCCAGGACGTGCCAGACTCCTGGCACCAGCCTGACCCTCTGGGAttgaggagcagcaggatgcagcCAGCAGCCCCACTCCCAAGGGCTGGAACACGTGGGCAGAGGGGGGCCAGGGCAGGTGGCCATGGGGGCAGAGTCGGGGTCGCTGAAAGGGGGGGACACTGGATTCACTCAGAGGGTGTTTAAGGAGGTACAAGGCAAAACAAGACACCaggatggaggggaaaaaaacgcTTGTCTGGATCCTGCAGGTCCTTTGAcacctcccagccagcagctgaaCCTGAGGAACAGCCCTGGTTGCACTCCAGCGACAGCCCcagagggctgggggagctggggctcCCCACGGTGGGGGGCACAGgcaccccctcccctccctgcccccagggAGAGAACCCCAGCACCGGGGCTGAGGTGCTCCCAGGGCACCTGCTCTCCCTGTTCTGGAAGGACCTGCTTCCTCCCCACGGGAACGTGATTCAGCAGAGCCCGGCTGGGACGTGGAGCTGGGACTGTGCCGCCAACTCTGCCAACTCTGCCTCCACAGCCCCGGGCACGgccctgccccttcccccccGCGGGCAAGctgggctctggctgcaggTCCTGGCTGCATCCATCCAGCCAAAGGCTCCTGGGACCGGGACTACAAAAGGCTCCAACTCTCCTCTAGGACCACTTTTCACCGCCCCACTGAGGAGCCGCCAGCACAGCCCCGCTCCCTGCACCCTCTGCCCTGATTGCATCTGCTCTTAATTAAATCCCCACGAGCCTGGCACAGAGCACCCggagctcagctcagcctgCCACTGGCACACAGGGGTGAGTGACCCCCTGCCTCCCACCTCCCACTCACCCCTGAGCTCTGTGGGGCACCCAATGCAACGCTGGAAGCCCACAGGGGTGGAGGTGCCCGAGCAGAGCCCTGACACTGTCCCTGTGCATCACAAACGCTGCTGCAGGATCCACAGGGACAAACAGCTCGACTCCTCCGGGCACAGCCGAGTGCCCGActggctcctctgctcctctgcaaaCAGCTCGCTCGGggctcccctcctcctcctcctcctcctcctcccagatGCTCCCCGAGgaagggcagggctgctcttccagctgtaaggctggagaagggagagcCCTGGGAGGCTGAAAGgcctcagcacaagaaaaatgctgacctgctggagcaagtccagaggcaaccacagagatgctccaggggctggagcccctctgctctggagccaggctgggagagctcaaggggttcacctggagaagagaaggctccagggagacctgagagccccttgcagggcctaaaggggctccaggagagctggagagggactggggacaagggatggagggacaggacaagggggaatggtttcccagtgccagagggcagggataggtgggatattgggaaggaattcttcacTCTGTGGAAGTGGTGagtgtattgggtttgcatggccaggGTTTGGTGGCTTCTgtcagcagctgccagaagcttctccCCTGTCTGGCAGAGCCAATTCAAgctgctccaggatggacctgctgttggccaaggctgagcccagcaGAGATAGTGGGAACACCCCTgggataatgtatttaagaTGGGAAAAATGTTATTGTGCAGATGGAATTGGGTGcagagagcagagtgagaacacGGGAGAGGAAcagagccccagggcagggcagggcaggaggaggggcaggaggggctccagGCAATGGAGttgaggttcccctgcagcccctggggcagCCCATGGGGGTGCAGACACCcccctgcagcacatggagctCTGGAGCCCATTCCAGAGCAggggatgcccaaaggaggaGGTGACCCCCTGGGAAgcccctgctggagcagggtcctggcacagagctgcagccccatgGATAgaggagcccaggctggagcagcctgttcctgaaggactgagcCCATGGAAAGGGCCCCATGTTgaagttcatggagaactgtctcccatgggaggaaGGACTccaactcctctccctgagcagcagcaaaaacaatCTGTGATAAACTGACCAGGacccccattcccatctccctgcaccactgggaggaggagggagagtcCAGGAGATGGAAGAGTGGGGAAAGGTGTATTTAAgatttatttgccttttcattgtactgctctgattttgttagtaatatattcaattaatatccccaggttgagtctgttttgcccacgTTGGTGATCAGTGAGGGTTCTCTCCTTGTCCCTGTCTCAAGTCAGGAACCTTTCTTagattttctctcccctgtccactTGTGGAGGGCAGTGAtggagtggctttggtgggcacctggaaTCCAGGCAGGGTCAACCCACCagagtgaggccctggcacaggttgcccagagcagctgtggctgccccatccctggaagtgtccaagatcaggttggacagggcttggagccacctgggctagtggaaggtgtccctgcccatggcagggggtgggactggatggactttaaggtcccctccaacccaaaccattctgggattctgtgactcagCCGGGGCTGAGATGGCACAAGACCTTCAGTCAGGTCTGTCCCAACCAGGTAAATCAATCCAGGCTCCCCAGCAGCCAGAGGGCAAACAGGAGCTGTGCTATTCCTGCTGCATTTCCCAGGGTATTAAACATCGTGGATAACAAGAAGTAAAAAACTGTCACAGTAAGTGAGCAACAGCAGCTGCCCggggtgtcccagcccagctctttGGCAGCACTAACCCCTGGTGGGTTTATGGCTGGGGCACATGGCAGGGAAAGCAACAGCCCAGGGACTGGGGCAGGGCAGCACCATCAGAAGTGACATTTTTAGAGGCATGTGCCAGCCCCCatcaggctgcccagggagaggtGCCTGCAACTCCCACATTCCCCTCCCAGATT from the Chiroxiphia lanceolata isolate bChiLan1 chromosome 27, bChiLan1.pri, whole genome shotgun sequence genome contains:
- the MEX3D gene encoding RNA-binding protein MEX3D; translation: MTECVPVPSSEHVAEIVGRQGCKIKALRAKTNTYIKTPVRGEEPVFIVTGRKEDVEMAKREILSAAEHFSMIRATRNKVNGLTGAMQGPPNLPGQTTIQVRVPYRVVGLVVGPKGATIKRIQQQTHTYIVTPSRDKEPVFEVTGMPENVDRAREEIEAHITMRTGSFIDVNADNDFHSNGTDVCLDLQGSAGGPWAKAPHPAHPAHRSSAALRNDSLSSLGSASTESYYSGRVAAASPTSPYSTFSEPPAPLGSEECDFGFDFLALDLTTPTTTIWSPFERSGNPLQAFSSCSSINSSQRRNSGPATPRHSPTLPEGGAGLEHPCARRIPSDPAGALAWLPAQGSLSSFSNSTGYSSSSSLPGSISAASGSPTDSSSSDGHRKSSRECMVCLESEVMAALVPCGHNLFCMECALRICGRAQPQCPACHAPATQAIHIFS